TGGATGGGGGGCGAGACTGCTGCTTTGAACCAGATGCAGGACCGTCTGGCCGTGGAGTACGAGACGTTTTGCAGGTTAATTGACAACATTTGCTGGTAAAACCAACTatgatagttttatttcttttgtattgAGATTTTGGTCACATGGATGCAGGATAAGATATTTATGGCAGTATTAGAACGATTTAATTGCTCGAAcgatttaataagtttttatacttattacgCCCTTCAATTTGATGTTTGACACATTTAAGTCATCACACACATGGTCATATTTTTTCGGCATTCTTTGTTACTTCTGACTTGGCTGCATGAGCACACCTTAAAAAATGTCTTCTCAGGGATAACCTCTACTTAAACACTTCCACTGATTATACCAGCCCCCTATCTTAAACATAATAAGCGCCTCAGTGCACGTGTACGTTTGTTGATCTCGTCTCGcctatataatgttatatttacagGGGCTCCTATTTACCGACGCATGGTAACCCAGACCTGCTCGGACCACCGATATCGCTGAGTCCGGCGCTGCGGTTCGGCTGTCTGTCTGTGCGTCGGTGAGGACATGGTCAAAGATATTCAAATgcgacattttgttttttactaatatttattagatgatataataattctatatattttttcttttgaaatgtTATAGATTAAGTGTAGTCTCTTTTTggcatgtatattatatttctttgcctttattaattaatttattatataaccttAAACAATTCAATACCTGATACGCTTTAATATTTGAACggattataatgaaaaatgtcGGCTAAAATGTCCATAATGTCACcgaatagattataataatatgcttttaaatttaaataataaaacattcattaataatacccagctaatcttataaaaataattctcttTCAAGTTTCTATTGGTGCGTCCAAGATCTGTTCCAACAAGTGCACCAGGGACGCCTCGCTTCGACTCAGTTTATAACTGGTAATGATATGCGACACATCTCGGAGTCCTCAATttctaacaaaatattaaccTGTTCCTCGTGCTCGAAGGTCAACTGATATGGCGTGAGTATTTCTACACGATGAGCGTGAACAATCCGAACTACGCGCAGATGGCCGGCAACCCGATCTGCTTGGATATACCGTGGAAGGACCCGGAGAGCGACGAGCTCCAAAGGTATCGCTGttgtaataaacatttactTACATATACACACTGCTAATTCCATATATTTTAGGCCCTATGACGCTAAAATTGAAttatcagatatatatttttttcaagttttctaaaaaaagtaaaagtttttgGATATCTCTCGGCTCTCGGAAATCCGTGGTGAATATGTACAAGCGTGTCATGAGTGCGCAGCGCAGTGCAGTGACGCGTGGGCCCGCAGGTGGAAGGAGGGCCGCACGGGCTTCCCGTTCGTGGACGCGGCCATGCGGCAGCTGCGCACGGAGGGCTGGCTGCACCACGCCGTGCGCAACACCGTGGCGTCGTTCCTCACGCGCGGCACGCTGTGGCTCTCGTGGGAGCACGGCCTCGCGCACTTCCTCAAGTACCTGCTGGACGCCGACTGGTGCTTACTTTGTTTGTAGCCCATTGCATGCGGGTCCGATCTCCCCTTCGATTTGCATACAAGCGAATTATTCGGTGTCGCTGTTTCGTTGAAACGGTTGATCATGCCCCATGTTTTATTCCCTAGtatgactttttattattttttcaccgattttggttaatattttttatcaaatatgttatattattcgaATGTGATTGATGTATGAACTGGATTATATTCTAACAATACAGTTTGAATCACCCAAGCTATTGTAGATTCATGATATTTTAACGCATTTTAATTTatcgcttttttttaaaattattatttgatcgaTCCCTATTTGACCTAATTCGACGATTTATTTCGAGCACTGTAACTGTtcacttttatttatcttctagTTTTAAGATAGTTTTAACTAGAAGAGAAATACAAGTGTGCAGTTAATTTACAGTGCTCGGAAGAAATCTTAGAACAAGAAACTTAAGTACACATTAATGGTTTATTTCTAACTTTATATGAAATCGTAAAATGGTCGGTAACACGTGAACCGTGAATCGATCGACGATCGGACAAAACAGACTATTCCAGATCAGGCTAATGCGTGCCGTCAGTAAACGCCGACCGAGCATTTCTGTATGAAAATAGTTTACCGAAACGATGCAATATATGATTGCATTCAACGGCGACATTGTCAATCTCTTCGCGAAGAGGTTGCACCCCCCGACCTCGAACGACTAAGAATATGTGGCGTCGGTGCCGGCAGGTCGGTGTGCGCCGGCAACTGGATGTGGGTGTCGTCCAGCGCGTTCGAGGCGCTGCTGGACTCGGGCGAGTGCGCGTGCCCCGTGCGCCTCGGCCGCCGCCTCGAGCCGTCCGGCCACTACGTGCGCCGCTACGTGCCCGAGCTGGCGCGCATGTCCGTCGACTACATGTGAGTCCCCTCGCTCCGCCGTCAGTTCGAGCTTCGAGCTCGAGGTATATGCAATAACGAGAGTCGTGTGTCCAGCTACGAGCCGTGGAACGCGCCGCTCGAGGTGCAGGAGCGCGCGGGCTGCGTGGTGGGCCGAGACTACCCCGCGCCCGTCGTCGACCACCGCGCCGCCGCGCAGCGCAACCGCGCCGCCATGCAGGTACCGCCCGCTCCGCCGAGTAGATACCGCCCCGCGCCGCCGGGCAGGTACCGCCCGCTCCGCCGAGTAGATACCGCCCCGCGCCGCCGGGCAGGTACCGCCCGCTCCGCCGAGTAGATACCGCCCCGCGCCGCCGGGCAGGTACCGCCCGCTCCGCCGAGTAGATACCGCCCCGCGCCGCCGGGCAGGTACCGCCCGCTCCGCCGAGTAGATACCGCCCCGCGCCGCCGGGCAGGTACCGCCCGCTCCGCCGAGTAGATACCGCCCCGCGCCGCCGGGCAGGTACCGCCCGCTCCGCCGAGTAGATACCGCCCCGCGCCGCCGTGCAGGTACCGTCCGTGCCACCATGCAGGTACCGACGCCGCGCTGCATCTGCATCATTTCTTCAATAGCTTGTGTCGCTTGTTCTCGCGAGTGTCGACTTCGAGATATTTTCAGAAGCCTACAGAATAATATACCGAAGTACCGAATGACTTCGCATtcgttcttattttttaaaatatctatatactttttttctgtttaaatcAGTATCACCTTGTTTCGTTGttacatgttttattatttctatttttgtgttaattatgATATCATCTTTTCAGTTTTCACACACACAGCTATTTTTACTTTAAccctaaaattttatgtttgcaatacaatataaaattttccaaCGAGATAAATGAAACTTACTGTGTACAGTGTTACTTCGGCAGTTTCGGGTCGAtgtacctaatttttttttaatat
This region of Vanessa atalanta chromosome 8, ilVanAtal1.2, whole genome shotgun sequence genomic DNA includes:
- the LOC125065637 gene encoding cryptochrome-1; its protein translation is MVGGSVLWFRHGLRLHDNPSLQNALEDRHTPFYPIFIFDGETAGTKIVGYNRMRYLLEALNDLDVQFKKYGGRLHMIKGNPDLVFRRLWEESGIRKICFEQDCEPIWRARDDCVRNLCREIGVSCRENVSHTLWDPDSVIQANGGIPPLTYQMFLHTIAIIGDPPRPVDDVDLKGVNFACLPKSFYDEFTVFDVVPKPEDLGVFLENEDIRMIRWMGGETAALNQMQDRLAVEYETFCRGSYLPTHGNPDLLGPPISLSPALRFGCLSVRRFYWCVQDLFQQVHQGRLASTQFITGQLIWREYFYTMSVNNPNYAQMAGNPICLDIPWKDPESDELQRWKEGRTGFPFVDAAMRQLRTEGWLHHAVRNTVASFLTRGTLWLSWEHGLAHFLKYLLDADWSVCAGNWMWVSSSAFEALLDSGECACPVRLGRRLEPSGHYVRRYVPELARMSVDYIYEPWNAPLEVQERAGCVVGRDYPAPVVDHRAAAQRNRAAMQDLRKMLEKAPPHCCPSSEDEVRQFMWLGDEGQNEITST